The following are encoded together in the Methylorubrum sp. B1-46 genome:
- a CDS encoding SIS domain-containing protein — MALAQRIEDQDAAQTARPPAIASALRTIETEREGLACLMAAIDNGLGQPFAGAVERIGAARGRVICTGMGKSGHVARKIAATFASTGTPALYVHPAEASHGDLGMIQPDDVVLALSWSGETTELADIIGYTRRYRVGLVAITANAASTLGREADTCLALPKAKEACPNGLAPTTSTAMQLALGDALAVALLEARGFSARDFSVFHPGGRLGASLRQVREVMHGGADLPMVALGTAMRAAVAEIDAKGFGSVLVVDAQGALAGILTDGDVRRAIFSREGLDQLPVEAVMTQNPRTITPETLLAKALQIQEAMKITALVVVENGRPVGLVHYHDLLRTGVA; from the coding sequence ATGGCCCTGGCACAGCGGATCGAGGATCAGGACGCGGCGCAGACGGCACGCCCGCCCGCCATCGCCTCGGCGCTGCGCACCATCGAGACCGAGCGCGAGGGCCTGGCCTGCCTGATGGCCGCGATCGACAACGGCCTCGGCCAGCCCTTCGCCGGGGCCGTCGAGCGGATCGGCGCGGCCCGCGGCCGGGTGATCTGCACCGGCATGGGCAAGTCCGGACACGTCGCCCGCAAGATCGCCGCGACCTTCGCCTCCACCGGCACGCCGGCCCTCTACGTCCACCCGGCCGAGGCGAGCCACGGCGATCTCGGCATGATCCAGCCCGACGACGTGGTGCTGGCGCTCTCGTGGTCGGGCGAGACCACGGAACTCGCCGACATCATCGGCTACACGCGGCGCTACCGCGTCGGCCTCGTGGCGATCACGGCGAACGCCGCCTCGACCCTGGGCCGCGAGGCCGACACCTGCCTCGCTTTGCCGAAGGCGAAGGAGGCCTGCCCGAACGGGCTCGCGCCGACCACCTCGACGGCGATGCAGCTCGCGCTGGGCGACGCGCTCGCCGTGGCGCTGCTGGAGGCCCGCGGCTTCTCCGCCCGCGACTTCTCCGTGTTCCATCCCGGCGGCCGGCTCGGCGCCTCGCTGCGGCAGGTGCGCGAGGTCATGCATGGCGGCGCCGACCTGCCGATGGTGGCGCTCGGCACCGCGATGCGGGCGGCGGTGGCCGAGATCGACGCCAAGGGGTTCGGCTCCGTCCTCGTGGTCGATGCGCAGGGGGCGCTCGCCGGCATCCTCACCGACGGCGACGTGCGCCGCGCCATCTTCTCCCGCGAGGGGCTGGACCAGTTGCCGGTCGAGGCGGTGATGACCCAAAACCCCCGCACGATCACGCCCGAGACCCTGCTCGCCAAGGCGCTGCAGATCCAGGAGGCGATGAAGATCACCGCCCTCGTGGTGGTGGAGAACGGCCGCCCCGTCGGCCTCGTGCACTACCACGACCTGCTGCGCACCGGCGTGGCCTGA